TTAATGGCTATTTCTATGTTGGAGACTATATGAGAATGCACGGAGTCAACCAGTGAAAGTAAATACTCTAATTGTTGTTTTTTTACTTTTTTTAGCGGCATGTAGAAGAGATGATCCTGAAATGATGGACAAGATGGTAAGACACACACTTACCTCCGCCAAAGTTAATATTTTGAAAAAGCTTGAACCGCGCGATCCTAAACTTGTTGAATTAGGCAAAAATCTTATGTTCGACAGAATATTGAGTGGTAGGAAGGATATTTCGTGTGCAACCTGTCATCATCCATCATTACATACAGGGGATGGGATTTCGCTTTCGATTGGAGTTGGAGGAAAGGGTCTAGGTCCCACTCGAGTGCTCGGTGAAGGTAGGGCTTTTAATACGCGTAATGCGCCGGATGTTTTTAATAGAGGGTTCCCCGATTTTAAAGCCATTAATTGGGATGGAAGTATATCTTTAGGAGAAGATAAATTAGATGAAACCCCCGCTGGGAAAGATCTTCCGCCAAGCCTTGATGGTCCATTAGCAGCCCAGCAGTTATTTGCATTGGCTTCTCGCCAGACAATGCGTGGACAAGTCGATGACTCAGTCGCTATTGACAAGACACCAAATGAACTGGCGTCAATCCCAGATGACGATTTTAAGGCAATATGGAAAGCATATATGGCTAGATTGATCGGAGATCCTCCCGGTGAGGGTGGAATTCCTGAATACATAGAACTATTTAAAGCTGCTTATCCGAAAGTCCCTCTCGACAAAATCGGCATTCAGCACGCTGTTAATGCAATAGCCGCTTGGGAAATAGATACATGGACCTTTACAAATTCTCCATTCGATCGCTATGTGGCAGGAGAGAACAATGCCCTGAATAAAGCCCAGAAGCGCGGCGCCCTACTCTTCTACGGAAAAGCACGGTGTTACGAATGCCACTCGGGAAGCCTATTGACCGACATGAAATATCATAACATTGCATCGCCACAGATTGGTCCCGGAGTTGGAGAAGTAGCCCCACTCGATCTAGGTCGTGGAGGTATAACCAATAAACCTGAAGATAAATTTAAATTCCGCACTCCACCCCTAAGAAATGTTGCATTGACAGGTCCGTGGATGCACTCAGGTGCATATACAAATCTCGAGGCTGCCGTTCGCCATCATTTAAATCCTAAAGAATCATTAAGAATTTATGATTCCAGTCAGCTTGATCCACGGTTTCAGGATATGGTTCATAATAAG
Above is a genomic segment from Thermodesulfobacteriota bacterium containing:
- a CDS encoding cytochrome c peroxidase — protein: MKVNTLIVVFLLFLAACRRDDPEMMDKMVRHTLTSAKVNILKKLEPRDPKLVELGKNLMFDRILSGRKDISCATCHHPSLHTGDGISLSIGVGGKGLGPTRVLGEGRAFNTRNAPDVFNRGFPDFKAINWDGSISLGEDKLDETPAGKDLPPSLDGPLAAQQLFALASRQTMRGQVDDSVAIDKTPNELASIPDDDFKAIWKAYMARLIGDPPGEGGIPEYIELFKAAYPKVPLDKIGIQHAVNAIAAWEIDTWTFTNSPFDRYVAGENNALNKAQKRGALLFYGKARCYECHSGSLLTDMKYHNIASPQIGPGVGEVAPLDLGRGGITNKPEDKFKFRTPPLRNVALTGPWMHSGAYTNLEAAVRHHLNPKESLRIYDSSQLDPRFQDMVHNKEIIEAGVLNTIDGVVANPINLSDREFSDLMDFLHSLTDPKALDQYSETPEKVPSGLPIYD